ATCGTCATCCACTTTGGGAGGCCGAGATCGAGCGGCGCGGCGAGAACGACCTCGCTTGGCAACGGGAGGATGATGGCAATGAGAAACGAATAAACGAAGATGATCAGCAACCCGATTGGCCCGGTCGCCTGCTCCACCATCCGTTCAAGTCCCAAGAAGCCGCCCTGAAGAAATACAGCTTGGAACGCACAGAGGAACGGTGTGGAGGGATCCACGATCACATGTGAAATTGTAGAAGGAAAACTCCTAAATGTTCCGAAATTGTTGAGTAACAAAACCATGCCGCAGTACTGCGGTTTTCGTTGATGAGGCTGCTGAGATCCCACCGAATCTGTTCCATTATCCTCTCTTTGGAACCGGAGTGCTGCTCAATGACGGACGCTTTATCGGGGTGGCGGTCACAGATGAACTATGCAGGTCAAATCCCGTCACCATCTTCGCGGCGACGAGATACGGCGCATCGAAACGACGATCGAAAGATCACTCGGTGTCGCTCTCGATGCTGACAGCTACGAGCGCGTCGATTTCGACGATAGTGATACCGATCTCGTTCTCGTTGACGGTGATCCATTCATCGCGTACTTCGAGCAATCGGTCAGCTCCGAGGAAGATCACACCGAATTATCACCGTTCCTCACCGTTCGTGGCGCGAACGCGTATCCACCACAGCAGCACGTAGTGACCGTCGACACCGGAGCCATCTCGTTCGTCTCGGACGGCGCAGACGTGATGCGTCCTGGTATCGCTGCTGTCGATGACGGTATCGAGTCGGGCGATCTCGTCGCTATCAGCGAAGAGTCACACGGGAAAATCCTCGCCATCGGGCGGGCGCGGGTCAGCAGTGATGACCTCCTCGGAGACAGCGGTAAGGTCATCGACTCGCTCCACCACGTCGGAGACGAACTGTATCAAGTGACGCTGTGAAACTCTCGATTTTCACTGATGCTGATAGAGCGTACAACTACTGGCTATCTATTTAGACTAAATCACCAGGCAGCTCGTCGCTCTGGGATTCAAGGAGTTCCAACACTGGTCGTATCTCCTCGAACCGCGGTCCCTTCTCCACTTTGTTCGACTCGTATGTGATGAATTCGTTGTCGGTCAGCTTTGGGAGATGAACGTGGTAGTCCTTTAGCGTGTACTGCTTTTCTCCGTTGGCTGACTGTGGTGAAACTACTTGGGGGTTGTGTTCGAGTAGGGCGAACAGCAACTGCCGTCGTCGACTATTCGACAATGCGTCGAATATCGCATCGGTGCTTGTAGTTTCGGTGTGTGACATCAAAAATGGGTTTGACCTCGATAACAGTGAGAGTGACTTCTGTATATACAACAGGCTTGATAGTCTTCACTGTGGCTGGTTCTCTGAACTGATCGAGGCGTTCGCTATGAGCCGTCGCATCCCGCGCCGAATTCGGGAACTAAGTGCCTGTTGTGTGATTTCGAGTTCGTCAGCGATGTCAGTGAGTGTTACGTCAGGGGGTGATTCGAAATAGCCACGCTCATACGCTAAGAGCAGGGCCTCTTGTTGCGTATCGGTTAGCTTTTTGGCTGCTTCCGGTTCGGTCAGCGCACTGACTGAAGTGATATCGATCGAGATATCATTACACTCACAATATTCTTTGAACGTAGAGATACTATCCGCATCGTCGCCACGGATCTCGAACCGCCAACCGTCTTCAGTTCCGACTGCGCTGAGTAACACGATATCCGACTTGGCAAGTCCTGTCAAAATACCTTCATATTTCCTCACCCACTTACACTTCATGAGATGTCGTGATCCAAAAGTGTCGACAACTGTTATATTTCGCACTCCCGGATGTTCTGAAAACTGTGCCACGATGTCGGCCATATTCATATCCTCAATCCAAAAGTATGGAACGACTCCCTCTGTTTTCGGGACGACGCGTTCGAGTTCTACTGTAACATCTTCAACATTCTTAAAAATGGTCCCTAGTGGGAACTGGCCGGCGTTGACGGTAAACTCGACGATAGTGGCCATAATACAACCTATGTGATGAGCGGCAATGAGATTGTAGGTGAAGTGATTGTTACGGCGTACATCAACGTGTCTGGAATACGAATGGTGGTCGAATAACACCGCTGCTGAACGGATCGTTCACGCTGTTCTGTTCAGTGTGCGTCTGACCTCGCTCATCTTGAATCACTGTGTTGCAGGACCATCAGTCGAATCGGCTTGCACACGCTCTCCATCGGCAGTTTCGGGAAATATCTTTCCTGGGTTGAGCGTGTCACGAGGGTCGAGTGCGCGCTTGATCTGTCGCATTGCCTCGATGCTTGATTCTCCGTGTTCGTGAATCATATACTCACGTTTTCCCATTCCGATGCCGTGTTCTCCGGTTGCGGTGCCGCCGAGGTCTATAGCTTTCTTCACGACACGGCGATAGAGCAACTCACCACGTTCTCGCATTGTTGGATCATCCGGATCGACCAGCACCGAATAGTGGACGTTACCGTCACCCGCATGCCCGAAACAGGGGACGAGAAGATCGTGTTCCGCACTGAGTGCTTTCGCATAGCGAATGATCTCTGGATACTTGCTGATTGGAACGGTAATATCCCCTGGATGGAGCGGTCTACGATCAGGGTCGTACACTTGCACGGCAAAAGCGAGCTCCTTGCGGGCAGTCCAGAGTTCGTCCATCCGACTTTCGTCGCTCGAAATTTCACACTGCTTGGCTTCGTGTGCCTCGAAGATCGATCGGCAGGTCTCGATCTCTCGTTCGACTGGATCGTGGAAGGCAACAAAAACCATCGGTGCGTTCGGCAGTCCGGTGTCGAGATACGCGTTGGCCATCTCGGCACTCTCTCTGTCGATCAGTTCGATGGTAGCAACGTCGATGCCCGACTGAACAGTGTCGAAGACGGCTTCGGTCGCACCAGCAAGCGTCGGGAAGATGGCCCGACCGCCGTGGATTCGTTCGGGACGGCCCGCGACTTCGAGTGTCGCGCGCGTGATCACCGCAAGCGTCCCTTCGCTGCCGACGAGGAGATCACAGAGGTTGTAGCCACTCGATGTCTTGCTCGCAGTACTTCCCGCCGTGATAACCGATCCATCAGCGAGCACAGCCTCCAGTTCGAGCACCCAGTCGCCCACTTCGCCGTATTTGACGGTCTTCATTCCGCTTGCGTCGTTAGCGATCATGCCACCAATCGTTGAGAGATCGGCGGAGGCGGGCATCGGTGGAAAGAACAAGTCGTGCGTTTCGAGTGCGCTGTCGATAGCCGACCCCATCACTCCCGGTTCGACGTCGATCTGGAAATCATCGGGACGAACGTCGAGAATCGCGTCCATCCGAGTCAGGTTCATACTTATTCCTCGGTGAGCGGGCACAGCGTTTCCTTCGAGACTCGTTCCCGCTGCGTAGGGCGTCACGGGAACACCGTGCTCGTTCGCGCTGGCGAGAACTGCTGACACCTCCACCGTTGATGTTGGCCAGACGACAGCATCGGGCGTCACTGCGAGGTCGAACGCTTCTGCTCCCCAGTCACCCGCATGGCTCTCCCTGTCGGAATCACCGTACGATACCTCGACCGAGAGATCGTCGAGGAATGTACAATCGTTGGACATGTTATCTACCCTCACGCCCACGACCATACATGTATCGGGACACCGAATTCGAGCAATCTGGTATGAGGGAGCGGAACGGCAATAGGGAAGCCACTGCAATCGGTCGTTCAATATCAATACTCACGAGATGAATACGAATTTATTCTCCGAACTCTGATGATAGAACGTGATCATCGGTGAACGGAGAGTATTTTGAGCGCATTGTCGATCCGGATCGACTCGCTGTGTATCTCGAATCGGAACTCGGAGCTGTAGACGAATACGATGTCGAACATCATCAGGAGGGTCATTCTAACGAGACGCTGTTCGTGACGTGGGGTGAACGTGAGCTCGTCATCCGCCGACCGCCGCCGGGTGACATCGCCGAAACGGCCCACGACGTG
The nucleotide sequence above comes from Halocatena marina. Encoded proteins:
- a CDS encoding RNA-binding protein, which translates into the protein MQVKSRHHLRGDEIRRIETTIERSLGVALDADSYERVDFDDSDTDLVLVDGDPFIAYFEQSVSSEEDHTELSPFLTVRGANAYPPQQHVVTVDTGAISFVSDGADVMRPGIAAVDDGIESGDLVAISEESHGKILAIGRARVSSDDLLGDSGKVIDSLHHVGDELYQVTL
- a CDS encoding helix-turn-helix domain-containing protein, translated to MATIVEFTVNAGQFPLGTIFKNVEDVTVELERVVPKTEGVVPYFWIEDMNMADIVAQFSEHPGVRNITVVDTFGSRHLMKCKWVRKYEGILTGLAKSDIVLLSAVGTEDGWRFEIRGDDADSISTFKEYCECNDISIDITSVSALTEPEAAKKLTDTQQEALLLAYERGYFESPPDVTLTDIADELEITQQALSSRIRRGMRRLIANASISSENQPQ
- a CDS encoding FAD-binding oxidoreductase translates to MSNDCTFLDDLSVEVSYGDSDRESHAGDWGAEAFDLAVTPDAVVWPTSTVEVSAVLASANEHGVPVTPYAAGTSLEGNAVPAHRGISMNLTRMDAILDVRPDDFQIDVEPGVMGSAIDSALETHDLFFPPMPASADLSTIGGMIANDASGMKTVKYGEVGDWVLELEAVLADGSVITAGSTASKTSSGYNLCDLLVGSEGTLAVITRATLEVAGRPERIHGGRAIFPTLAGATEAVFDTVQSGIDVATIELIDRESAEMANAYLDTGLPNAPMVFVAFHDPVEREIETCRSIFEAHEAKQCEISSDESRMDELWTARKELAFAVQVYDPDRRPLHPGDITVPISKYPEIIRYAKALSAEHDLLVPCFGHAGDGNVHYSVLVDPDDPTMRERGELLYRRVVKKAIDLGGTATGEHGIGMGKREYMIHEHGESSIEAMRQIKRALDPRDTLNPGKIFPETADGERVQADSTDGPATQ